From Brassica oleracea var. oleracea cultivar TO1000 chromosome C3, BOL, whole genome shotgun sequence, a single genomic window includes:
- the LOC106331624 gene encoding syncoilin-like: protein MKAAETSQPTVQSRQLGTQLSGSMSFSSQMSKEDEEMSRNALSACRAKEEEIEKKKMEIRERVQAQLGRVEEETKRLALIREELEGLADPMRKEVALVRKKVDSVNKELKPLSLTVQKKEREYKEALEAFNEKNREKVQLITKLMELVGESEKMRMKKLEELSKNVDSVHSL, encoded by the exons ATGAAGGCAGCAGAGACGTCGCAGCCAACGGTGCAGAGCCGACAGTTAGGGACTCAGCTGTCGGGAAGCATGAGTTTCAGCAGCCAAATGTCGAAGGAAGATGAAGAGATGTCGAGGAATGCTTTGTCTGCTTGCAGAGCCAAAGAAGAGGAGATCGAGAAGAAGAAGATGGAGATTAGGGAAAGGGTTCAAGCTCAGCTTGGTCGTGTCGAAGAAGAGACTAAGCGTCTCGCTTTGATCCGTGAG GAACTTGAAGGTTTAGCTGACCCAATGAGGAAAGAAGTTGCTTTGGTCAGGAAGAAGGTTGACTCTGTCAACAAAGAGTTAAAGCCATTGAGTCTTACTGTTCAGAAAAAG GAACGAGAGTACAAAGAAGCTCTTGAGGCATTCAACGAAAAGAACAGAGAGAAGGTGCAGCTAATCACCAAGCTAATGGAG TTGGTGGGAGAAAGCGAGAAGATGAGAATGAAGAAGCTAGAAGAGCTGAGCAAGAACGTAGATTCTGTACACTCACTTTGA
- the LOC106330168 gene encoding probable monodehydroascorbate reductase, cytoplasmic isoform 1, with product MAEEKSFKYVISGADISAGYAAREFARQGLKHGELAIISNEPASNKIFGLGDIDIETNTNLSKNYICGGPGGTGEESQSHQWYKDKGIELILSTEIIKADLSTKSFFSTGGTIFKYQTLIVATGSTVSTISSSVDLLVI from the exons ATGGCGGAAGAGAAGAGCTTCAAGTACGTTATCTCAGGAGCTGATATATCTGCC GGTTATGCGGCCAGAGAATTTGCCAGGCAGGGCCTGAAGCATGGTGAACTAGCAATTATATCCAATGAACCAGCA AGTAACAAAATATTTGGACTTGGAGATATTGACATAGAGA CCAATACTAATCTTTCAAAGAACTACATATGTGGTGGTCCTGGTGGAACTGGGGAAGAGAGTCAAAGCCATCAATGGTACAAAGACAAAG GTATCGAATTGATTCTAAGCACAGAGATCATCAAAGCAGATCTTTCCACGAAGAGTTTTTTCAGTACTGGTGGAACAATCTTCAAATACCAAACTTTGATAGTTGCAACTGGCTCTACCGTGAGCACCATCTCTTCCTCTGTTGACCTTCTTGTTATCTAA
- the LOC106328618 gene encoding uncharacterized protein LOC106328618, producing the protein MKTVSVDETKNTVVLRAEHRDDEGRKAVDKLELKARNPDTIKQVEKKLMEKGVQRMERHPSDGTQIKRPPPKSGRGGKYTWEGSDRMEDYEMQPDPPAMDEGDPNYDEEKIGGGGGGDDVAVVVVKGEVEVANEAPGGVARVEVDPRLFSTP; encoded by the coding sequence ATGAAGACGGTATCGGTTGACGAGACCAAAAACACGGTGGTGCTACGAGCTGAGCACCGGGACGACGAAGGTCGGAAAGCTGTCGATAAACTCGAGTTAAAGGCTCGAAACCCCGACACGATCAAGCAAGTCGAGAAGAAGCTGATGGAGAAAGGCGTCCAACGGATGGAGAGGCACCCTTCCGACGGGACTCAGATCAAACGTCCGCCGCCGAAGTCAGGTCGCGGCGGGAAGTACACGTGGGAGGGGTCTGATCGGATGGAGGATTACGAGATGCAGCCGGATCCGCCGGCGATGGACGAAGGCGATCCTAACTACGACGAGGAGAAGATCGGCGGTGGTGGTGGTGGTGATGACGTGGCGGTGGTGGTGGTGAAAGGAGAGGTTGAGGTGGCGAATGAAGCGCCGGGAGGTGTGGCTAGGGTGGAGGTTGATCCTCGCTTGTTCAGTACTCCTTGA
- the LOC106333228 gene encoding probable monodehydroascorbate reductase, cytoplasmic isoform 4 — protein sequence MAEEKSFKYVISGADISAGYAAREFARQGLKHGELAIISNEPASNKIFGLGDIDIETNTNLSKNYICGGPGGTGEESQSHQWYKDKGIELILSTEIIKADLSTKSFFSTGGTIFKYQTLIVATGSTCVRLSECGFQDTNAKNIFYLRDIKDVDQLALTMETKKKRTVVVIGGGYRGFEVSASLTVNNYEVTMVFPEPWIMHWLFSAEIASFYEGYYANKGIKIIKSTKATGFSTNSNGEVTEVKLDDGRTLEADMVLLDGGGRPMTSLFRGQVVEEKGGLKTDGFFKTSVSNVYAIGDVATFPMKLYGDMRRVEHVNHAFKSAEHAVKAIKAAEEGRLIQEYDYLPFYNSRAFDLSWQFYGDNVGQSVLFGDNDPKSPKAKFGTYWVKDGKVVGSFLEGGVVEENNAIARVARTQPSVGSLEVLSNVGELLIGSRVNRNRVLVSCHI from the exons ATGGCGGAAGAGAAGAGCTTCAAGTACGTTATCTCAGGAGCTGATATATCTGCC GGTTATGCGGCCAGAGAATTTGCCAGGCAGGGCCTGAAGCATGGTGAACTAGCAATTATATCCAATGAACCAGCA AGTAACAAAATATTTGGACTTGGAGATATTGACATAGAGA CCAATACTAATCTTTCAAAGAACTACATATGTGGTGGTCCTGGTGGAACTGGGGAAGAGAGTCAAAGCCATCAATGGTACAAAGACAAAG GTATCGAATTGATTCTAAGCACAGAGATCATCAAAGCAGATCTTTCCACGAAGAGTTTTTTCAGTACTGGTGGAACAATCTTCAAATACCAAACTTTGATAGTTGCAACTGGCTCTACC TGTGTAAGATTGTCAGAATGTGGTTTCCAAGATACAAACGCTAAGAATATCTTCTACCTTAGAGATATCAAGGATGTTGATCAGCTCGCGTTGACAATGGAAACAAAGAAGAAGAGAACGGTCGTGGTTATTGGCGGCGGATACAGAGGATTTGAAGTCAGTGCTTCACTAACGGTTAACAACTATGAGGTCACCATGGTTTTTCCAGAACCTTGGATTA TGCATTGGCTTTTCAGCGCTGAGATCGCTTCTTTCTACGAAGGTTACTATGCTAACAAGGGAATAAAGATCATCAAGAGTACTAAAGCCACTGGATTCAGTACCAACTCAAACGGGGAGGTAACAGAAGTGAAACTAGATGATGGTAGAACCCTAGAAGCTGACATGGTGCTCCTTGATGGTGGTGGTAGACCGATGACATCACTTTTCAGAGGTCAGGTAGTAGAGGAGAAGGGTGGACTAAAG ACTGATGGATTCTTCAAAACAAGCGTATCCAATGTATACGCCATTGGAGATGTAGCTACATTCCCTATGAAACTCTATGGCGACATGAGACGTGTAGAACACGTTAACCATGCTTTCAAATCCGCTGAACATGCAGTCAAG GCAATCAAGGCAGCAGAGGAAGGGAGATTGATTCAAGAGTATGATTATCTTCCTTTCTACAACTCTCGAGCCTTTGATCTCTCTTGGCAGTTTTATGGAGACAACGTTGGACAATCTGTACTATTTGGAGACAACGATCCAAAATCTCCAAAGGCAAAGTTTGGGACTTATTGGGTTAAAGATGGGAAAGTGGTGGGATCATTTCTAGAAGGAGGAGTTGTGGAAGAGAACAATGCCATTGCTAGAGTTGCCCGGACACAACCTTCAGTTGGTAGCCTTGAGGTGTTGTCCAACGTTGGAGAGTTGCTTATTGGATCAAGAGTTAATAGAAATAGGGTCTTAGTTTCATGCCATATTTAA
- the LOC106334070 gene encoding proline-rich protein 3-like, translating into MAQRITTLVMLIEILFLVNYVSQIATTAADNDGDVIHVAGKVMCQDCTRNYDKWINGSEPIKGAGVSITCMDERERVRYYGSDKTDERGQFDLIVDKVLYGGKNLKPKLCTVRLVSSPDKSCDIPTDFGNGQSGVKLVQPFMVFKDLVKFVVGPFYYTTPMCETPEYENNY; encoded by the exons ATGGCGCAGAGAATCACTACATTGGTTATGCTCATAGAGATATTGTTTCTGGTAAATTATGTGAGTCAAATCGCCACAACCGCAGCGGATAACGACGGAGATGTGATTCACGTAGCCGGAAAAGTGATGTGCCAAGACTGCACTCGTAACTACGACAAATGGATCAACGGCTCTGAACCCATCAAAG GGGCTGGGGTATCAATCACTTGTATGGACGAGAGGGAAAGAGTGAGGTACTATGGCAGCGACAAGACCGATGAGAGAGGCCAGTTCGATCTTATCGTCGACAAAGTCCTCTACGGCGGCAAGAATCTTAAGCCTAAACTTTGTACCGTCCGGCTCGTGTCCTCTCCTGACAAGTCATGTGATATCCCAACCGATTTTGGTAATGGTCAAAGTGGAGTGAAGTTAGTTCAGCCGTTCATGGTTTTCAAGGATCTGGTGAAGTTTGTGGTCGGACCGTTTTACTATACCACCCCCATGTGTGAGACCCCTGAATATGAAAACAACTATTAG